The Thomasclavelia ramosa DSM 1402 genome includes a region encoding these proteins:
- a CDS encoding TIGR01212 family radical SAM protein (This family includes YhcC from E. coli K-12, an uncharacterized radical SAM protein.), whose translation MNLFKYSDDNKRYHTFNYYLKNKYQSKVAKVSLNAGFTCPNRDGTKGTGGCIFCSSTGSGDFAGNIQDSLEIQFSNVSLLLQNKWPNCKYIAYFQANTNTYGPLKKIKACIEPFINKKNVVAISIATRPDCLETDVLNYLAEVNNRCDLWVELGLQTIHDQTGELINRGHNYQDFLDGLNKLRKLKINVCVHIINGLPGETYEMMLETAKAVGQLDIQALKIHMLYVIEKTKLHQLYLQQPFKILSRDEYIDLVVKQLSYIPENIVIERLTGDGNISDLVAPLWSIRKVTILNDIDKLMVAKDYYQGCKIKKPI comes from the coding sequence ATGAACTTATTTAAATATAGTGATGATAATAAACGCTATCATACTTTTAATTATTATCTGAAAAATAAATATCAAAGTAAAGTTGCCAAAGTTAGTTTGAATGCGGGCTTTACTTGTCCAAATCGCGACGGTACTAAAGGCACGGGCGGCTGTATTTTTTGTAGCAGCACTGGTTCAGGTGATTTTGCCGGAAATATCCAGGATTCATTAGAAATACAATTTAGTAATGTTAGTTTGCTTCTTCAAAATAAATGGCCAAATTGTAAATATATTGCTTATTTTCAAGCCAATACTAATACATACGGCCCATTAAAAAAAATCAAAGCTTGTATCGAGCCATTTATCAATAAAAAAAATGTGGTTGCAATCAGCATCGCAACTCGGCCAGACTGCTTGGAAACCGATGTTTTAAATTATTTAGCAGAAGTTAATAATCGCTGCGATTTATGGGTCGAATTAGGTTTACAGACCATTCACGATCAAACAGGTGAACTAATCAATCGTGGCCATAATTATCAAGACTTCCTAGACGGCTTGAATAAATTACGAAAATTAAAAATTAATGTCTGTGTACATATTATCAATGGTCTACCTGGTGAAACATATGAAATGATGCTTGAAACAGCAAAGGCGGTTGGGCAGTTGGACATTCAAGCCTTAAAGATCCATATGCTTTATGTCATTGAAAAAACAAAATTACATCAGTTATATTTACAACAGCCTTTTAAAATCCTGAGTCGTGACGAATATATTGATTTAGTTGTCAAACAATTAAGTTACATCCCAGAAAATATTGTTATTGAAAGATTAACCGGAGATGGAAATATTTCAGATTTAGTCGCTCCCTTATGGTCAATTCGTAAAGTAACTATCTTAAATGATATTGATAAATTAATGGTTGCTAAAGATTATTATCAAGGTTGTAAAATAAAAAAGCCCATTTAG
- the metK gene encoding methionine adenosyltransferase, which yields MKEKVLFTSESVSKGHPDKVCDQISDAILDACLKEDPNSRVACEVFATTDLVVIGGEITTTAEVNYEQVARDVLKDIGYDDSDKGIDYRTCKVQVVMDLQSPDIALGTNDEVGGAGDQGIMFGYACKETKGYMPLPISIAHHLVRYATEKKDTGEFKSARPDMKAQVTIDYTESTPKIDTILMSIQHDPDFDETEFKRYIKEEIMDAVVRKYNLNTDYKVLINPTGRFVIGGPHGDTGLTGRKIIVDTYGGAARHGGGAFSGKDPSKVDRSAAYMLRYIAKNIVAANLCDKLEIQVSYAIGVKEPTSIFIETYGTEHVDHDIILKAIRDNFDLTPGGIIKTLDLRQPLYLKTAAYGHFGRGDNNLPWEELDKVEILKKYL from the coding sequence ATGAAAGAAAAAGTATTATTTACCTCTGAATCAGTTTCAAAAGGGCATCCTGATAAAGTTTGTGATCAAATTAGTGATGCTATCCTTGATGCGTGCTTAAAAGAAGATCCTAATTCACGTGTGGCCTGTGAAGTTTTTGCTACTACTGATCTGGTAGTTATTGGTGGAGAAATCACAACTACTGCAGAAGTTAACTATGAGCAGGTAGCTCGAGATGTTTTAAAGGACATTGGATATGATGATAGCGATAAAGGAATCGATTATCGGACTTGCAAGGTTCAGGTAGTAATGGATTTACAGTCTCCTGATATTGCTTTAGGAACAAATGACGAAGTGGGTGGGGCAGGTGATCAAGGAATCATGTTTGGTTACGCCTGTAAAGAAACAAAAGGGTATATGCCTTTGCCGATTTCAATTGCTCATCATTTGGTTCGTTATGCAACTGAAAAAAAGGATACTGGAGAATTTAAGTCAGCCCGTCCTGATATGAAAGCTCAAGTAACGATTGATTATACCGAAAGTACTCCTAAAATTGATACTATTTTAATGTCGATTCAGCACGATCCTGATTTTGATGAAACTGAATTCAAACGTTATATTAAAGAAGAAATAATGGATGCAGTTGTAAGAAAATATAATTTAAACACTGATTATAAAGTGCTGATCAATCCAACTGGTCGCTTTGTTATTGGAGGACCGCATGGTGATACTGGCTTAACTGGGCGAAAGATTATTGTTGATACATATGGTGGGGCTGCTCGCCATGGTGGTGGGGCTTTTAGTGGAAAGGATCCATCCAAAGTTGACCGTTCAGCTGCCTATATGTTGCGTTATATTGCTAAAAATATTGTTGCGGCAAATCTTTGTGATAAATTAGAAATTCAGGTTTCTTATGCTATTGGAGTTAAAGAACCTACTTCAATTTTTATTGAGACGTATGGAACTGAACATGTTGACCATGATATAATCCTAAAAGCAATCAGAGATAACTTTGATTTAACTCCAGGAGGAATCATTAAAACGTTAGATTTACGTCAACCATTGTATCTAAAAACAGCTGCTTATGGACACTTTGGTCGTGGGGATAACAATCTTCCATGGGAAGAGTTAGATAAAGTAGAAATTCTAAAAAAATATTTATAG
- the hpf gene encoding ribosome hibernation-promoting factor, HPF/YfiA family: MKISVRGKNIEITEAIEAKISEKLSKLDKYFIVSDNVEAKVLCRVYPYGQKLEVTIPTEYVLLRAEVVDDDLYNAMDLVVDKLEGQIRKYKTRLSRKSKDNKLAFNLSSIEDVESEEDVLVKVKSITPKPMDMEEAIMQMELIGHSFFVYRDVESDSISIVYRRNDGDYGLIETSN, translated from the coding sequence ATGAAAATCTCAGTAAGAGGAAAAAACATTGAAATCACAGAGGCTATCGAAGCAAAGATTTCAGAAAAACTATCTAAATTAGATAAGTATTTCATCGTAAGTGACAATGTTGAAGCAAAAGTTTTATGTCGAGTTTATCCTTATGGACAAAAACTTGAAGTTACGATTCCTACTGAATATGTACTTTTAAGAGCAGAGGTCGTAGATGATGATCTATATAATGCTATGGATCTAGTTGTTGACAAATTAGAAGGACAAATCAGAAAGTACAAAACTAGACTAAGTCGTAAATCAAAAGATAATAAACTTGCGTTCAACCTATCTTCAATTGAAGATGTTGAATCTGAAGAAGATGTCTTGGTAAAGGTTAAGTCAATTACCCCTAAACCAATGGATATGGAAGAAGCAATCATGCAAATGGAATTGATTGGTCATTCATTCTTCGTTTATCGTGATGTTGAAAGTGATTCAATTAGTATCGTATATCGTCGTAATGATGGTGATTATGGTTTAATTGAAACTAGTAATTAA
- a CDS encoding diguanylate cyclase domain-containing protein, which produces MMNNKNTAKKMSINENAILEKYLNTLATPISKHKPDKKLSFIWANDAFYKMTGHEKKDFKMIWQDLKTYYKPYTDDFIILENQLAKLQEHRDLHQECIIRIPFRHDEIKWIKLSISLSFEVITIAYNDISNLINTQNTLISTKNVYIDNFQWMMAENAGNVYISDIDTYELLYLNKVACETLGTRAEQAIGKKCYEIIQGRSSPCPFCTNKYLKKDQTYEWEFYNPLLKRNFIIKDRMLNWHGHSARIELSHDTYSTEYKLAKKDQEREAILKTISAAMVRVDARDYSSILWCNDIFLKMIGYTKEQFKSERYELKSYMHPEDLKRAKQIVHKLRNSKESVVFEGRVYTRNKEERIWTLTLCYVDERDSWDGIPCFYSMGLDITDERQKIKTLQHKAEKDALTGIYNRSETENQIKNFIIEHHDSKGALFMIDTDNFKQINDTLGHIAGDMVLGEMATAMKKKVRDSDVVGRIGGDEFIIFMKNITSHLDAEKKAEELQKTFAHLFDKEKSKIQVTSSIGIALYPKDGHNFLELYANADKALYQAKIQGKNTYIVYNEKSCNQQSITAYSSLGATIDSQQSYSETSVSLADYAFRILFQNKDLKTAVNLILEITGKRYDVSRAYIFETMTDKEHCSNTYEWCNEGITAVKEQLQNISYHDMDEYERVFDENSIFYCHDVTSLSKKQRQLFEAQGIHSTLQCAYYEQEMIAGFVGFDECTGKRIWTKEELRMLTLISQIISIFLKHKGLSDQVSKL; this is translated from the coding sequence ATGATGAACAATAAAAATACTGCAAAGAAAATGTCGATTAATGAAAATGCTATTTTAGAAAAATATTTAAATACTCTGGCAACTCCAATTAGTAAACACAAACCTGATAAAAAACTCTCATTTATATGGGCAAATGATGCTTTTTATAAAATGACCGGGCATGAAAAAAAAGATTTTAAAATGATTTGGCAGGATTTAAAAACATACTACAAACCTTATACAGATGATTTTATTATTCTTGAAAATCAATTAGCAAAGTTGCAAGAGCATCGTGATTTACATCAAGAATGTATAATCCGAATTCCTTTTAGACATGATGAAATAAAATGGATTAAATTATCTATTTCACTTTCTTTCGAAGTAATAACAATTGCATATAACGATATTAGTAATTTAATCAATACACAGAATACACTCATTTCAACTAAAAATGTATATATAGATAACTTTCAATGGATGATGGCAGAAAATGCCGGAAATGTTTATATCAGTGATATTGACACATATGAACTTCTATATTTAAATAAAGTTGCATGTGAAACGCTTGGTACTAGAGCTGAACAAGCAATAGGGAAAAAGTGTTATGAAATCATACAAGGTAGAAGTTCCCCCTGTCCTTTCTGTACAAATAAATATTTAAAAAAAGATCAAACTTATGAATGGGAGTTTTATAACCCTTTATTAAAAAGAAATTTTATTATCAAGGATCGTATGTTGAATTGGCATGGCCACTCTGCTCGTATTGAGCTTTCCCATGACACTTATAGTACTGAATATAAGCTAGCAAAGAAAGATCAAGAACGAGAAGCAATTTTAAAAACCATTTCTGCCGCGATGGTACGTGTTGATGCAAGGGATTATTCTTCAATTCTCTGGTGCAATGATATTTTTCTTAAAATGATTGGTTATACAAAAGAACAATTTAAAAGTGAACGTTATGAGTTAAAAAGCTATATGCATCCTGAGGACTTAAAAAGAGCCAAGCAGATTGTTCATAAATTAAGAAATTCAAAAGAGAGCGTTGTATTCGAGGGACGAGTCTATACCCGTAATAAAGAAGAACGTATCTGGACACTGACATTATGCTACGTAGATGAAAGGGACAGCTGGGATGGTATCCCTTGTTTTTATAGTATGGGTCTAGATATTACAGATGAAAGACAAAAAATAAAGACATTACAGCATAAAGCAGAAAAAGATGCATTAACTGGGATATACAACCGCTCTGAAACCGAAAATCAAATAAAAAACTTTATTATTGAACATCATGACTCTAAGGGAGCACTCTTCATGATTGACACAGATAATTTTAAACAAATCAATGATACATTGGGACATATTGCTGGAGATATGGTATTAGGTGAAATGGCAACGGCTATGAAAAAGAAAGTACGTGATAGTGATGTCGTTGGTAGAATTGGTGGTGACGAGTTTATTATTTTCATGAAAAATATTACTAGCCACTTAGATGCAGAAAAGAAAGCTGAAGAACTACAAAAAACATTTGCCCATCTATTTGACAAAGAGAAAAGTAAGATTCAGGTAACAAGCAGTATTGGTATCGCTTTATATCCAAAAGATGGACATAATTTTTTGGAATTGTATGCAAATGCTGATAAAGCCCTTTACCAAGCCAAAATCCAAGGCAAGAATACATATATCGTATATAATGAAAAATCTTGTAATCAGCAAAGTATTACCGCATATTCTTCACTAGGTGCAACTATCGATTCACAACAATCTTATAGTGAAACATCTGTTTCATTAGCAGATTACGCCTTTCGTATTCTATTTCAAAACAAAGATTTAAAAACAGCTGTTAATCTGATTCTTGAAATTACTGGAAAACGCTATGACGTAAGCCGTGCTTATATTTTCGAAACCATGACAGACAAAGAACATTGCTCCAATACATATGAATGGTGTAATGAAGGGATCACCGCTGTAAAAGAACAACTACAAAATATTTCTTATCATGATATGGATGAATATGAAAGAGTATTCGATGAAAATTCTATCTTCTACTGTCATGATGTCACGTCATTAAGCAAAAAACAAAGACAACTGTTTGAAGCCCAAGGAATTCATTCTACACTACAGTGTGCGTACTATGAGCAGGAAATGATTGCCGGTTTCGTTGGCTTTGATGAATGTACAGGAAAACGAATATGGACAAAAGAAGAGCTTAGAATGCTTACTCTCATATCGCAAATTATATCAATCTTTCTAAAGCATAAAGGATTAAGTGACCAAGTATCAAAATTGTAA
- a CDS encoding cation-translocating P-type ATPase, whose amino-acid sequence MEAYQKSFKEVQQALGVSDNGLSQKDVIKRQTRYGRNEIIGEKRQSVWGILFDQFKDLLVIILICAGIISAISGEFESTLVILVVITLNALLGTFQTVKAQKSLDSLKKLSMPKIKVLREGKLVEIKSNELTVGDLVFIQAGDVIAGDGRLKEANNLQVNESALTGESNSVEKQLVAINHQCTIGDMTNMVFSGSLVTNGTGQYIVTNIGMKTQLGKIAEMLNATKQRRTPLQKTLDEFSVKLSIGIISICIIVLFMDVFIAKEQLLDALMIAVALAVAAIPEALGSIVTIVLSISTQKMAKENAIIKNLNAVESLGCVSVICSDKTGTLTQNKMTAVDIYTNRMLIQANRLNHHEYCHNILLKAFVLCNNATISKAQSIGDPTEIALLELYQDYNYKNAYRLQTKRQQELPFDSTRKLMSVTSKNHLYTKGAPDVLLKRCNRILIDGYKEIFTNKDKQRIMEQNDALARQGKRVLGFAYKEFYRNTLEKRDENDLVFVGLVSLIDPPRIESAQAVKDCILAGIKPIMITGDHVVTACSIAKKIGIFKQGDKCLEGTQLDKLTDQQLRNYLPHVSVYARVAPEHKIRIVQAWQARGAIVAMTGDGVNDAPALKQSDIGVAMGITGSEVSKDAASMILTDDNFATIVKAIITGRNVYTNIKNSIIYLLSGNLSAIICVLVTSFAILPTPFLPVHLLFINLITDSLPAIAIGMEKGSDEILKQKPRGSGDSLLNKETILQVSFEGIIICIFTMLAYFIGLRSDELTASSMAFGTLCLARLLHGFNCRSNLPLYKIPVNYYSVGAFVIGVSLLTWILISPNFHSLFSISELSLKQLAIIFVSAAFPSIIIQIYKMVSSRYN is encoded by the coding sequence ATGGAAGCATATCAAAAATCGTTTAAAGAGGTCCAGCAAGCACTAGGAGTCAGTGATAATGGATTAAGTCAAAAAGATGTAATTAAGCGTCAAACACGATATGGAAGAAATGAAATTATTGGTGAAAAGCGTCAAAGTGTTTGGGGAATCTTATTTGATCAGTTTAAAGATTTATTAGTAATAATCTTGATTTGTGCGGGTATTATTTCAGCTATTAGCGGAGAATTTGAAAGTACATTGGTCATCTTGGTTGTAATTACTTTAAATGCATTGCTAGGAACATTTCAAACTGTAAAAGCACAGAAATCTTTGGATAGTTTAAAAAAATTATCTATGCCAAAAATAAAGGTGTTGCGTGAAGGTAAATTAGTTGAAATTAAATCAAACGAATTGACAGTAGGTGATTTGGTATTTATCCAGGCTGGAGATGTAATTGCTGGTGATGGACGCTTAAAAGAAGCGAATAATCTTCAAGTTAATGAAAGTGCATTGACAGGTGAGTCAAATAGTGTCGAAAAGCAGTTAGTTGCAATAAATCATCAATGTACTATTGGAGATATGACAAATATGGTTTTTTCAGGAAGCTTAGTTACAAATGGAACAGGGCAATATATTGTTACAAACATTGGAATGAAAACGCAGTTAGGAAAGATTGCTGAGATGTTGAATGCAACTAAACAGCGTCGTACGCCATTACAAAAGACGTTAGATGAATTTTCAGTAAAATTGTCAATTGGCATTATTTCAATCTGTATTATTGTTTTGTTTATGGATGTCTTTATCGCAAAAGAACAATTGCTCGATGCTTTGATGATTGCAGTAGCATTAGCTGTTGCAGCGATTCCTGAGGCATTAGGATCAATTGTGACTATTGTTTTGTCGATTTCAACTCAAAAAATGGCTAAAGAAAATGCAATTATTAAAAATTTAAATGCTGTGGAAAGCCTTGGTTGTGTTTCAGTGATATGTTCAGATAAAACAGGAACATTAACCCAAAATAAAATGACAGCAGTCGATATATATACAAATCGGATGTTAATACAAGCAAATCGTTTAAATCATCATGAATATTGTCATAATATCTTATTAAAGGCTTTTGTTCTATGTAATAATGCTACTATTTCTAAAGCACAGAGTATTGGTGATCCAACAGAGATTGCCTTACTGGAATTATATCAAGATTATAATTATAAAAACGCATATCGATTGCAGACTAAACGTCAACAGGAATTGCCGTTTGATTCCACACGAAAGCTGATGAGTGTTACTTCAAAGAATCATCTATACACTAAAGGAGCCCCAGATGTTTTATTAAAACGATGTAATCGAATATTAATAGATGGATATAAAGAAATTTTTACTAATAAAGATAAGCAGCGTATTATGGAACAAAATGATGCTTTGGCGCGCCAGGGAAAGCGTGTATTAGGATTTGCGTATAAAGAGTTTTATCGTAATACATTAGAAAAAAGGGATGAAAATGATTTAGTTTTTGTTGGTCTAGTATCTTTAATTGATCCTCCTCGCATTGAAAGCGCTCAGGCGGTCAAAGATTGCATTTTAGCAGGGATTAAACCAATCATGATAACTGGTGACCATGTTGTAACTGCGTGCAGTATTGCAAAGAAAATTGGTATTTTTAAGCAAGGTGATAAATGTTTAGAGGGAACTCAGTTAGATAAACTTACTGATCAGCAATTGCGGAATTACTTGCCACATGTATCTGTTTATGCGCGAGTTGCACCAGAACATAAAATTAGAATTGTTCAAGCTTGGCAAGCACGTGGAGCAATTGTTGCAATGACCGGTGATGGTGTTAATGATGCTCCGGCTTTGAAACAAAGTGATATTGGGGTAGCGATGGGAATTACGGGGAGTGAAGTTTCTAAGGATGCAGCTAGTATGATTCTGACAGATGATAACTTTGCAACTATCGTTAAAGCAATCATTACTGGCCGAAATGTATATACAAATATTAAAAATTCAATTATCTATCTTTTATCTGGGAATTTATCCGCAATAATTTGTGTTTTAGTTACATCATTTGCAATTTTACCAACTCCTTTTTTGCCGGTTCATTTACTATTTATTAACTTAATTACAGACTCTTTACCGGCCATTGCGATTGGGATGGAAAAGGGGAGTGATGAAATTCTAAAGCAAAAGCCACGGGGATCGGGCGATTCATTACTTAATAAAGAGACAATTTTACAAGTGAGTTTTGAAGGGATAATAATTTGTATTTTCACAATGTTAGCTTATTTTATTGGTTTACGCAGTGATGAATTGACTGCTTCATCAATGGCATTTGGAACACTTTGTTTGGCGCGACTATTGCATGGATTTAACTGTCGAAGTAACTTGCCACTATATAAAATTCCTGTAAATTATTATAGTGTTGGAGCTTTTGTAATTGGAGTATCATTATTAACATGGATTCTAATTTCTCCTAATTTTCATTCACTTTTTTCAATTAGTGAACTATCACTAAAACAATTAGCAATAATTTTTGTTTCTGCAGCATTTCCAAGTATTATTATCCAAATATATAAGATGGTTTCTTCGAGGTATAATTAG
- a CDS encoding CvfD/Ygs/GSP13 family RNA-binding post-transcriptional regulator yields MSQKIKRGDIIDVKITGIQPYGAFASLPDNSTGLIHISEISDKFVKSIDSFVKVGESIKVKVIDFDQETNHAKLSLKAIDNRYRRRNKRVYYKNPRRLIVETPNGFKPLALAMEKWLKQGITEES; encoded by the coding sequence ATGAGCCAAAAGATTAAACGCGGTGATATCATTGATGTCAAAATTACTGGTATCCAGCCATATGGAGCTTTTGCCAGTTTACCAGATAATTCAACAGGATTAATACATATTTCCGAAATATCTGATAAATTCGTTAAAAGCATCGATAGTTTTGTTAAGGTGGGTGAATCAATCAAAGTAAAAGTTATTGATTTTGATCAGGAAACTAACCATGCTAAACTTAGCTTGAAAGCCATTGATAATCGTTATCGTAGACGCAATAAACGTGTTTACTATAAGAATCCTAGACGATTAATCGTTGAAACGCCTAATGGTTTCAAACCATTAGCTCTTGCCATGGAAAAATGGCTTAAACAAGGAATCACGGAGGAAAGTTAA
- a CDS encoding sporulation protein YunB, producing MKKRYIFIVITIILAIVIQVLSVNITPALKKIADKEINRFCQMVINNTPFPVTLDHQELIKINRNGDEIATINFNTSYASSIGAKMVNKLDELFVAIEEGTYKKTDNSFYQRRFQKMSDEGGVIASIPIGALTQNPFLAGVGPKIKLKYETISAITCSVEKDVKSYGVNHVMVSLKLVIKIKMMVLLPFYNEEFNKDYDYPLVMEIIEGEVPNWYQN from the coding sequence ATGAAAAAACGATATATATTTATTGTAATTACCATTATTTTAGCAATTGTTATTCAAGTTCTTAGTGTTAATATTACTCCTGCATTAAAGAAGATTGCAGACAAAGAAATAAATCGGTTTTGTCAGATGGTAATCAACAATACCCCTTTTCCAGTTACATTAGACCATCAGGAACTGATCAAGATCAATCGTAATGGTGATGAAATTGCGACAATTAATTTTAATACGAGTTATGCTTCAAGTATTGGAGCTAAAATGGTTAATAAATTAGATGAATTGTTTGTAGCGATTGAAGAAGGAACATATAAAAAAACAGATAATTCTTTTTATCAACGTCGATTTCAAAAGATGAGTGACGAAGGTGGGGTAATCGCTTCTATTCCCATTGGAGCATTAACACAAAATCCTTTCTTAGCAGGTGTTGGACCTAAAATAAAACTTAAATATGAAACTATATCTGCGATTACTTGCTCAGTCGAAAAAGATGTTAAAAGCTACGGTGTGAATCATGTTATGGTTTCTTTGAAATTGGTTATTAAAATTAAGATGATGGTATTATTACCATTTTATAACGAGGAGTTTAATAAAGACTATGACTATCCATTAGTGATGGAAATTATTGAAGGGGAGGTGCCTAATTGGTATCAGAATTAG
- a CDS encoding NifU family protein: MENTSTIEEVEKVINKLRPYLNRDGGDIELIDFKDGIVYVKMLGACAGCSMLDETLKDGVEQILMEEVPGVLGVQNILEGTEY, from the coding sequence ATGGAAAATACAAGTACAATTGAAGAAGTAGAAAAAGTAATTAACAAATTAAGACCGTACTTAAATCGTGATGGTGGTGACATCGAATTAATAGATTTTAAAGATGGCATTGTTTATGTGAAGATGTTAGGTGCCTGTGCGGGTTGTTCAATGTTAGATGAAACTTTAAAGGATGGTGTTGAGCAAATCTTAATGGAAGAAGTACCAGGAGTTTTAGGAGTGCAAAATATTTTAGAAGGAACTGAGTATTAA
- a CDS encoding glucose-6-phosphate isomerase, with product MITLDLSKAKLSEDLESYKDKVKEIHDMIHNKTGAGNDFLGWVELPENYDKAEVELIKETAASLREKTDVLLVCGIGGSYLGARAAIEAINGLYPTNDVEIIYVGNTFSSNYIKQVADYIKDKDFAINVISKSGTTTETSIAFRIFKEMCETKYGKVGAKERIVATTDKAKGALKTLATEEGYTTFVIPDDVGGRYSVLTPVGLFPIAMAGIDVDAMLKGAKDAMEKYGNADLDQNDAYKYGVARQILHKAGYPAEMFVTYELQLAMVAEWWKQLYGESEGKEGKGILPTSATFSTDLHSLGQFIQEGTKVLYETIMQIKEPAGDITIPSDKDDLDGLNYLAGKSVDYVNKKACEGTVDAHVNTGNVPNILITLDKMDAYGFGYMVYFFEMSCAMSVYLLGVNPFNQPGVEVYKANMFKLLGKPGY from the coding sequence ATGATTACATTAGATTTATCTAAAGCTAAATTAAGCGAGGATTTAGAATCATACAAGGACAAAGTAAAAGAAATCCATGATATGATTCACAACAAAACTGGAGCTGGTAATGATTTTCTTGGGTGGGTTGAATTACCTGAAAATTATGATAAAGCTGAAGTTGAATTAATTAAAGAAACAGCTGCTAGTCTAAGAGAAAAAACAGATGTGTTACTAGTTTGTGGTATTGGGGGATCTTACTTAGGTGCACGTGCAGCAATTGAAGCAATCAACGGATTATATCCAACTAATGATGTTGAAATCATTTATGTAGGAAATACTTTTTCATCAAATTATATTAAACAAGTAGCTGATTATATTAAAGATAAGGATTTTGCTATCAATGTAATTTCTAAATCAGGTACAACTACAGAAACTTCTATCGCATTTAGAATTTTCAAAGAAATGTGCGAAACTAAATACGGTAAAGTTGGAGCTAAAGAAAGAATCGTTGCTACAACAGATAAGGCTAAAGGTGCATTAAAAACTTTGGCTACTGAAGAGGGATATACGACATTTGTAATTCCTGATGATGTTGGTGGCCGTTATTCAGTTTTAACACCAGTAGGATTATTCCCAATCGCAATGGCTGGAATTGATGTAGATGCAATGTTAAAAGGTGCTAAAGATGCGATGGAAAAATACGGTAATGCTGATCTTGATCAAAATGATGCTTATAAATATGGTGTTGCTCGTCAGATTTTACACAAAGCCGGATATCCTGCTGAAATGTTTGTAACTTACGAATTACAACTAGCTATGGTAGCTGAATGGTGGAAACAACTTTACGGTGAATCAGAAGGTAAAGAAGGTAAAGGTATCTTACCTACTAGTGCTACTTTCTCAACTGATTTACATTCTTTAGGACAATTTATCCAAGAAGGTACAAAAGTTCTTTATGAAACAATCATGCAAATTAAAGAACCAGCTGGAGATATCACTATTCCTAGTGATAAAGATGATTTAGATGGTCTTAATTATTTAGCAGGTAAATCTGTAGACTATGTAAATAAAAAAGCTTGTGAAGGAACTGTTGATGCTCATGTTAATACTGGTAATGTACCTAACATTTTGATTACTTTAGATAAAATGGATGCTTATGGTTTTGGTTACATGGTATATTTCTTTGAAATGTCATGTGCTATGTCTGTATATTTACTTGGTGTTAATCCATTTAATCAACCAGGTGTTGAAGTGTACAAAGCAAATATGTTTAAATTACTTGGTAAACCAGGCTATTAA